One Candidatus Deferrimicrobium sp. genomic window carries:
- a CDS encoding sigma-54 dependent transcriptional regulator, with amino-acid sequence MNQKEKGRVFVFDDDPDSLQSVIAALRRDGFDVLPFADPREGLARIESEGGDVIVTDLRMPGLTGLEVLRNVTKRIPDVPVVILTAYGTVEGAIEAVRAGASDFLLKPVEIPRLRAAVFKALKEREMRREIERLREETGHPLGIDGIVGSSRAMEEVLRKIRLVAPTRMNVLITGESGTGKELVARGVHGLSPRADRPFLPLNCAAIPETLLESELFGHEKGAFTGATANRPGKFENAEGGTLFLDEVGDVSPAIQAKLLRAIEQKEVMRVGGSEVIHADVRIIAATNQDLKERVEAKAFREDLYYRLNVFNIAVPPLRERREDIPKLCDHFLELIGKENGFPPKRLSPEALKRLLACRWPGNVRQLRNALETATLVAPGETIGPGDLPPEVARADLPPTASEPIPLPASRTLGEMERDAIHAALIQTAGNKTLAAKLLGIGLRTLHRKVKEFGIE; translated from the coding sequence GTGAACCAGAAGGAGAAGGGACGTGTCTTCGTCTTCGACGACGACCCCGACAGCCTGCAAAGCGTCATAGCCGCCCTAAGACGCGACGGTTTCGACGTCCTCCCGTTCGCCGATCCGCGGGAAGGATTGGCGAGAATCGAGTCGGAGGGAGGCGACGTGATCGTCACCGACCTGCGGATGCCGGGCCTGACCGGCCTCGAGGTGCTACGCAACGTCACGAAAAGGATCCCGGACGTTCCGGTGGTCATCCTGACGGCCTACGGCACCGTCGAGGGGGCGATCGAGGCGGTGCGCGCCGGCGCCTCGGATTTCCTCCTGAAGCCCGTGGAGATCCCCCGACTGCGGGCTGCGGTCTTCAAGGCGCTCAAGGAGCGTGAAATGCGGCGGGAGATCGAGCGGCTCCGCGAGGAGACCGGCCATCCGCTCGGGATCGACGGGATCGTCGGATCCTCCCGCGCGATGGAAGAGGTCCTGCGGAAGATCCGCCTGGTCGCTCCGACCCGGATGAACGTCCTGATCACCGGGGAAAGCGGCACCGGGAAGGAACTGGTCGCCCGGGGGGTGCACGGCCTGAGCCCCCGCGCCGACCGGCCCTTCCTGCCGTTGAACTGCGCCGCGATCCCGGAGACGCTCCTCGAATCCGAGCTCTTCGGACACGAGAAGGGGGCGTTCACGGGGGCGACCGCTAACCGGCCGGGGAAGTTCGAGAACGCCGAGGGGGGGACGCTCTTCCTCGACGAGGTCGGTGACGTATCCCCGGCGATCCAGGCGAAGCTCCTGCGCGCCATCGAGCAGAAGGAGGTTATGCGGGTCGGTGGATCGGAGGTGATCCACGCGGACGTGCGGATCATCGCGGCGACGAACCAGGATCTGAAGGAACGGGTGGAGGCGAAGGCGTTCCGCGAAGATCTCTACTACCGGCTGAACGTCTTCAATATCGCCGTTCCGCCGCTGCGGGAACGCCGCGAAGACATCCCGAAACTGTGCGATCACTTCCTCGAGTTGATCGGGAAAGAGAACGGTTTTCCCCCGAAGCGGCTTTCCCCGGAGGCGCTCAAAAGACTGCTCGCCTGCCGGTGGCCCGGGAACGTGCGCCAGCTGCGCAACGCCCTGGAGACCGCAACCCTCGTCGCGCCGGGGGAGACGATCGGCCCCGGCGACCTCCCCCCCGAGGTGGCCCGGGCGGATCTCCCCCCGACGGCCTCCGAACCGATCCCTCTGCCCGCCTCCCGCACCCTTGGCGAGATGGAGCGGGACGCCATCCACGCCGCCCTTATCCAGACCGCGGGGAACAAGACACTGGCGGCGAAGCTCCTCGGCATCGGCCTGCGCACCCTCCACCGCAAGGTCAAGGAGTTCGGAATCGAATAG
- a CDS encoding sensor histidine kinase, with translation MYNSLVPATRTRNKLADLGAVAAGLAHEIRNPLNSLYINGQLLEEMLSELPEESVPQKGDLLSLARANLKVTQRLNDTLSGFLRFARPPAMELALVDLNRIMSETLRFLETEFAFRGVTLKTKLHPTPLPILADEKLLKQAFLNLLLNAQEAVEKEEKVIRVTTGVSAGRPFVRIHDNGRGIAPSDRRQIFRLFFTTRKNGSGLGLPIVRQIVRQHGGAIYVRSREGKGTTMTVALLFEEQFRAMFPGRLPLALPPGGRP, from the coding sequence GTGTACAATTCTCTCGTGCCGGCCACGAGAACCCGTAATAAGCTCGCGGACCTGGGCGCCGTCGCGGCGGGCCTGGCGCACGAGATCCGCAACCCGCTGAACTCCCTTTACATCAACGGCCAGCTCCTCGAGGAGATGCTCTCGGAGCTGCCGGAGGAGAGCGTTCCGCAGAAGGGGGACCTCCTCTCCCTCGCCCGCGCCAACCTCAAGGTCACCCAGCGCCTGAACGACACGCTCTCGGGCTTCCTGCGCTTCGCCCGGCCCCCGGCGATGGAACTCGCGCTGGTCGATCTCAACCGGATCATGTCGGAGACGCTCCGGTTCCTCGAGACGGAATTCGCGTTCCGGGGGGTCACCCTCAAGACGAAGCTTCACCCCACGCCGCTGCCGATATTGGCGGACGAAAAGCTGTTGAAGCAGGCGTTCCTCAACCTCCTTCTGAACGCCCAGGAAGCGGTGGAGAAGGAGGAGAAGGTGATCCGCGTGACCACCGGCGTGAGCGCGGGGCGGCCCTTCGTGCGGATCCACGACAACGGTCGCGGGATCGCGCCCTCCGACCGTCGCCAGATCTTCCGCCTCTTCTTCACCACCCGGAAGAACGGAAGCGGGCTGGGACTTCCGATCGTCCGCCAGATCGTACGGCAGCACGGCGGGGCGATCTACGTCCGCAGCCGGGAGGGAAAAGGGACCACGATGACCGTCGCGCTCCTGTTCGAGGAGCAGTTCCGGGCGATGTTCCCGGGCCGCCTGCCGCTCGCGCTGCCGCCGGGAGGGCGTCCGTGA